The DNA sequence TTGTTCTTTCCGTTCCAACTGGCTGAGCATTCTTGCTAAGTATCCCAGGTACTCATCCGCTGCATTGTTCAAGTCTTTATGGACATGTTGTGGTATGCGATGATTAACGATGGTGCAGTCAGTGCAGACAGGTACCTGGCAAGTGTCACAGTAGAATCTGACCTCCTTGTCTGGATGCACGTCACAGTATACCGCTTTGTTCGTCATGTTTGGTGTGTAGGTGGACTTTGATTCAGCAAACTCACCAATTGGTAGTACTTGATGTGATCTTGTTACTGCGATATTTTTGTGGATTTTTACGCAAGGCTGACACAAATGTTGAACACATTCTACACACCTCATAACCGCATCTGATTCTTGACAGCTATCACACTTTGCAGCAGGTTTCTCATCTCCTTTGGCTCGAGCCTGAAAATCTTCGATGAGACcagcaataaaaaaattgcttttCAGCGCTTGCACTCCGCCAAGAGGAAGTGGACATGAAGTTTTACAAGTTGGGCAATTTAAAACACTTTGTTTCTCCACCAAAGTGAGAATACACTGCTCACAATATGTATGCAAGCATGGCAGGACTTTGGGATTGGTGtatctttcaaaacaaatgacGCAAGAAAGGAAATCCTCTCCGATCTGGTCAAGAACTTTCCCAACGCTTGATGCTGGAGCTGCCATATTGCTTTCTAGTGAACTGATCATCTCTTGTCAACCGGAAAGTCATGTGATACAGGCCCTCTAGGTTACTGCTCTTGTCAAAATATACAAGAGCAATGCTTGTGTTAACTATTCATGTTAGTACGAACAGCTAAAAACCCACTTTATAAATATGGCTTGTTGGCATTCGTTGATATCCTCGCGATGTGATAAAAGATTATACAGACACAGAAAAAACAAGCTATACTTGggaaaacatttttcattcaaagtttaaCCTTTGCTTGTCAACCAGATTTTATAGGGCAGGGTCACACTTGTGCTTAGGCTTGCATTTCTATGCAGACAATGTCAGTAGAATAGTTTCTTTTGCTTTGATGGTTCTAATAAACTGCTTCtgtttcattgttttttgtGGTGGTGTTATATTTGAAGCAGTGGTGCATATGTACTGGTTGAATAAAAGTAAGCAAAAAAGTTTATCATATATATACATTTGGCGTACTATGGCAGGGTCACAGTTGTCTGAATTCTACTGACTTGTgcctttcaaatatttttgtaacacaTGTGCTGATTGACTTGACAATGTTCAAGTTCACGGGTTTTATATACGGAATGTACGTCAAAAGGGAATACTGAAAGTCCTTTGAAGAAAGTTCAATATGAGTATCAGAAAAAAAGGATATGATCAAAGATTGAAAAGCTAAATTCAGAAGTTTTCTGTCACGCTGTGTGACAGACGTACTATACAAATGTACAATGATAAAGTTTGACCAGTTAACGATATTATGGTACCTTAAGAATGTCATAAACTTTAACTGTCAGGATTAGATATAAAGGGGCTCTGCAGGTTACAGTACAgggcgtattttgctcaaaataagttgtatgcaaatattcattcaattataAGGAAGTTATTAATCCAAGatttaaatattggttgggttcaccttttagatTGTCAAGCAGGCATAAGATGGGTcataaaaagtttaaatttatgcaaattacccgaTTTCCTTGCTTtccttttctcccaatttcaagatttctaaAGAAAATATCTGCTCTCTGGCTGGGTCAACTTCTCTGAAATTATAACTGTACTTTGAATACTCTTTAACAAAACAGTATTTTGTTTGGCAGTatagttcttacattttgaataagagtcattttaatttttcatatcatgattttaatcactttttaagtgtcagtctttcaacccatgccattttagaatggggacagataatacaaattaaaatagtctttttttctacatgtctcatgtttcaagtgaaatatcaaatttcagaaaaaagtgtCACGTTTTGTCTATCACAGGTACACTTTGTGTTCTTTTAGTTTCGAATAACTCGCCATTCTGTTCAATGTCATTGACTTAGGTGCTTACTAAACTCATGTATTTTAGTCCCTATTCCAgaacattttttgttttgactgtgtagtttgtattaaattttttttgctttgttcctttttttcagttcagatatttatcaatgttttattATTAGAAGACCTTTCTGGTATTCATCTTTTTGCCCGTCTGATATCAGAGTCACAGTCAATAAACATGCCAGTGATATAGATAATGATGGCACCCTAAGTAGAGTTGTGAACCATTTGGTCAATGTCAGGTTCACTCACCCTCTTTCCATGGCACCTCACCACAATAGAGAGCAAGGCTATGATTAATAATTATACATAGCTTATTTACAATGTCAAATTAACAACAGATGTGGCACACAATAATGAAACATGCGAGAAAACGATGGTGCAAAAGGTCTTTATCACCACCTGTTAACAACAAAGAAAGcaaaacattttattgtaaCAATCTGAAATATATGCTTATTAGTTAATGGCTATTTTAATGAATTACAGATGCTGGTGTATTGCTATATACTTCCTACATCAATATAGTTCATGGTTGACTGTTAAAAGGGATTTGAatttttcatgcaaagtttTCCTTTCATGAAGCATACAGACCATAGTGGTTGAGAAATACAAATtaataacatactgcaaacacaGCAAAAAGACACGCATACGCCAAGAGCAAATATTTAGTTGATTGAAATGTCATTCTGAGTTTTGAAACAGTGAAAAAACATTGCAAGCTGACCCGAATTAGACTTGTGCGGTTGGGTAAATTATTACGACCAGTTGATTTTCTTTAATTAATGAAAAGCAACTGAAGAGAAAGGTAAACCTGTATTGTACCAATGAAGGCTACACAATACGAAAAAGCGGTCAAATTAAGAAGTACACACAATGCTTATCTACTCACTATCAACTGCTGAAGACGTAATTAATACACAATACTGTTCTGTTTCgaacaaaatgcaaaataaatctttaTATAGCACAAATAATGTACCAGATAAGTAAAAAACGAGATGATTTGCCAATACTATATACAAAGTGAAAGAACGAGGGAAAGTTACAAAATTCGATAGCCCAGTGCAAAAGGGGCGTATCTCCTATACTGTAACACAGGCGATACGCCCCTCTGGCACTGGGCCATCGATTCTCTGTGCTTCAATATTGATTTAGAAATATTCTGGGTGTGCACACCTCTGCTTAATATACCCTGCCTAAAGAAGtcctgaacaaaaaaaaatcatatttgcaGGTCACAGTAAGTGAGTATTATCATGTGTAGATAAGGACAGAGTGCTCCCTAGTCACTATTCTTACTCAACAAACAACTTCAGACAGCAGTTGTTACGGTCGACAACTACTATTTAACGGTTACTCCATGCATCAATGACCCACAGGATTCTTCAGGTCCTCGCTGATTCCCATTGTTGCCAAGAAATTACCATGATAAACGTcatatttgataatattgtcattataacATGCAAAGATAACCTCTTAGTGAAAAGTAATGCCTCTTTCATCCTAATCTAACCTAAACTAAACTTTTGATATGTAGTTATTCTCATCAAAACATTTGCGTGTAGCTTTCTTGGGTATGAGCCTTGATCACAAATACAATGCCTGTATTGGCTATTGTAATAGAAGACATCACACTTTAGAAAACCCTCACTGAAAATGACTCGACAAAGGACCCATCCTCTGTGTTGATTGACGTGTTTCTCTCTTACCAATCATTATCTGCTACGTACATATCCCCAataaatgcaaatgaaaattaaacCAACTAAGTTGCTTCATCATCAAAAACATGACTGTTTCATCATGTTCAGTGATTAAAAATGTCAATGCAGCTGTTCTTCACTTATGAGACACCGTACTTTATGACTTTGTGTTATCATTCTACAAACATTTTCAAGCAGCAATTATCACTGTCAACAACAACTATTTTCAGTGGTTCTCCACTGATGACTGCCAAACTCACAGGATATTTTAGCCCTTCTTTGATTGCTATTGTAGCCAAAACTTCACCATGGAAAGTCATATTTGATAATGCTATCACTGttgcatacataaatatattcattgtaaacaacaacaattccCTTCTCCATCCTACGTATACCATCTTCCGCACATGTTGTACTAAATCTCCTAAAGTATTCGCCTTTATCATGAAACATCTGAATGTAACCTTTTCCTGTGTTCTTGTAGACAGCGAGTATAATGCCCCTTCTACTGATGGCTATCGAAGTAATAAGACTGAATATATCCGTCATTGAAAATGACCTGAAATGAGAtccattcttttcaaaatctttatCTTTTCAGATAAAACGCCAATATCAACGATATACACATCCCCAGTAAGTGGATGGATGGCATGTGTGAAGGATTGCTTAACTTTCCCTGACCAAACAAGCTCTCAAATTTCCATCCATATCACTGACAACTACCTGTTTATTGCCATCGTCTAAACTATATGAGTGGTCGTCCTTTGAAACATCCACATCTACTGGCTTGAAAGGCTTCTTGAAGTGTGTATATTCTATGACCTTCTTGAGTTTCCATCTGTGTCCAGTACTTGTAATCTGTTGTTACCATAGTCGGCCGTCACTATGTCACCATCTTTGTTGATACTAACACCTCTTGGATCAGAGAGCTCCCCTTTCTGATTGCCTTTTTCCCCAGCACCCTTATAAAGTCTGTGATGGCTGGAATTTCAATTGGTGTACCCTCTATGGCTTCTCCTTTAACCATTGCAGTGATAGTGTATTGACCAGCCATGCCAGCAAAACTTGATAATCTGCATGTACCATCTCTGGCATCATGGACTTCCATATTTTCAGACGATCCATCTTGTTTCTTTACAGTGCCTCTGATATCtctatgcacattgatttttttcccatcAGAATCTCTCGCTGATACCAAAAGATCTATGATTTCTCCTTTTAGTACTTGCTTTGGTATGTTTTCCACTCTGTACTGAGAGATGTTTACATGGGATATCAGCTGTCCACAGATCTGAGGCACATCTTTCTCTGCGGGCTTGAAATCCATAATGTCAACCTAAAAGGGGCGCACTGATTCAGAAGACAATATTCTTTCAGTTTGCCGCGTCGTTTCTATCTTTGTCAAGAGCAGCTGAGCAGCATTTCCGTGGGACATAAGCTTTTTCAGGTAACTTGAGGTGCTGCTGATCATGTCAAGCTCCATTTCTATCTCACTTATATTGGtatcaacatattttaattgaaaGTCATAATGTTCCCATAATTCATCTCGAAGCTTCTCTTCATCACGTCTGACCTGCTTAACGCTTTCTGCCCTATTCTTCAACTGCTTTTGTGcttctttgtctttttcttgAAGCAAAGAACGAGCCTGCTTTGAGGCTTTGTGTCTAGACTCAACTTCATGATTTTTCAGTTCCATTTTGCTTAGTATATTTGACAACTGTGCCAGATACTCATCTGCTACAGTGTTCAAATTTCTATGTACATGTTGTGGTATGCGATGATCAACGATGGTGCAGTCAATGCAGACAGGTACCTGGCAAGTGTCACAGTAGAATTTAACCACCTTGTCCAGGTGCACATCAAAGTGAACTGATTCGTGTGTCATTAATATTTTTGCCGTGTCCTTAGACTTTGGTACTGATAATTCGCCAATTGGTAGGATATGATGTGATCTTGTTTACTGCGATGTTTTTGTGGATTTTTACACATGGCTGACAGAGATATTGGGAGCATTCTACACACCTcattactgcatctttttcttGACAGCTATTACACTTTTCAGCAggtttcttttcttctttctgtCGGGCCTTGAGATCTTCAATGAGACCAGTAATGAAAAAGTTGCTTTTCAGTGCCCGCACTCCACCATGAGGGAGTGGACACGAAGTTTTACAAGTTGGGCAGTTTAAGACACCTTGATTCTCCACCAAAGTGAGAAGACACTGCTCACAAAATGTGTGCAAGCACGGAAGGCTTTTCGGCTTCCTGTATCTTTCGAAGCAAATGACACATGTAAGGAAATCCTCTCCGATCTGGCCTAGGACATCCCCAACACTTGATGCTGCTGCCGCCATTGTGCTGTTCAGTGATCTGGCTACTTCTTGTCAACATGGGCATGAAGCCTTTCATTCGATGAAAAGGCCCTCTGGATGACAAATGGGAAATTATAGAAGAGGTTGTCATTGATATGCAGTATGCTGGTGACAGGAAACGGTCTTAGCTAGGTG is a window from the Ptychodera flava strain L36383 chromosome 11, AS_Pfla_20210202, whole genome shotgun sequence genome containing:
- the LOC139144356 gene encoding tripartite motif-containing protein 2-like, producing MAAAASSVGDVLGQIGEDFLTCVICFERYRKPKSLPCLHTFCEQCLLTLVENQGVLNCPTCKTSCPLPHGGVRALKSNFFITGLIEDLKARQKEEKKPAEKCNSCQEKDAVPVCIDCTIVDHRIPQHVHRNLNTVADEYLAQLSNILSKMELKNHEVESRHKASKQARSLLQEKDKEAQKQLKNRAESVKQVRRDEEKLRDELWEHYDFQLKYVDTNISEIEMELDMISSTSSYLKKLMSHGNAAQLLLTKIETTRQTERILSSESVRPF